A stretch of Hypomesus transpacificus isolate Combined female chromosome 7, fHypTra1, whole genome shotgun sequence DNA encodes these proteins:
- the prdm4 gene encoding PR domain zinc finger protein 4: MNDMNLSPVGMDQLSVPSVSASHMGLPTSPTHNPIPTAGMPVAIPSLGPSLGSLPSALSLMLPHAGVMCGLPERNYSLPPPPYPHLESSYFRHILPGILSYLADRPPPQYIHPSSLNMDGTLAVPSNNPPGMDHYSGTGGPLEQGLVSLDSRQVGGQGDLHSGGNHEVQLDSNGLAMESRVSSPMSPDRMREELASMEGVGVVAENQQQLGGRSQNHEGLGGVDSSGSVMPLHGPPGLELSVVMEPEHLGGRVGNAGGGGGGGLGEALHTSGELNSGVVSVVLSGSMAPQSQLEPVSLHGHTGMGLEQVNVSPITAEVSLGPENSLVLVNSTLQLEDSTSNKENMVTAFTIWCTLCERSYPSDCPEHGPVTFIPDTPIQSRARLSLPRPLCLRISVAGEPLGVFARDIIPPRTCFGPMVGQHCSNVDLSDWPDKDTPQIWKMFHNNVLEFCIVTTDENECNWMMFVRKARTSEEQNLVAYPDNGKLFFCTSTEILPDQELLFYYTRDYCRQMVVSQVPEGQVCQCGKECSSFAELKSHLNSHNSHSHPHAHSPSQDHSQQQQQQQHHAHQEEKLANGTSSSSSSPWPCHSHNNSLSGTNANTAGHGHARERRFKCSVCSRAFTTTTKLNVHFMGHVGMKPHKCEYCSKAFSDPSNLRMHLRIHTGQKNYRCTVCEKSFTQKSHVASHMVIHTGAKKMNCELCDRTFIRKHDLKQHMFTHTQERQIQCPKCDKHFLNTNHLKKHMNSHEGRRDYICEKCHKAFLTKYHLTRHLKICKGPKTDRGPRQDEEGEEEEEEEEEEEEENDSGGGGVERLIDPTSSEDCALEVSGYASEKSLSPHH; encoded by the exons ATGAATGACATGAACCTCAGTCCAGTGGGCATGGACCAGCTTAGTGTGCCCTCTGTGAGTGCCAGCCACATGGGTCTGCCCACCTCCCCGACCCACAACCCAATACCCACAGCAG GCATGCCGGTGGCCATACCCAGCTTGGGTCCTTCTCTAGGGTCCTTGCCGTCAGCCCTGTCCCTCATGCTTCCGCATGCAGGGGTGATGTGTGGCCTCCCTGAGAGGAACTACTCGCTGCCTCCTCCACCCTACCCACACCTGGAGAGCAGCTACTTCAGACACATACTACCTG GTATCCTGTCCTACCTGGCTGACCGTCCACCTCCCCAATACATCCACCCTAGCAGCCTCAACATGGATGGGACTCTGGCCGTGCCCAGCAACAACCCCCCAGGCATGGACCACTACAGTGGAACGGGAGGCCCCCTAGAGCAAGGTCTGGTGTCCCTGGACTCCCGACaggtggggggtcagggggaccTTCACTCGGGCGGCAACCACGAGGTGCAGCTGGACTCCAATGGACTAGCCATGGAGTCCCGAGTCAGCAGCCCCATGTCCCCTGACCGCATGAGGGAGGAGCTGGCCTCTATGGAGGGGGTAGGGGTGGTGGCTGAGaaccagcagcagcttgggGGGAGGTCTCAGAACCACGAAGGCCTGGGTGGGGTGGACTCTTCTGGGAGTGTGATGCCCCTGCATGGACCCCCTGGGCTGGAGCTGTCGGTGGTGATGGAACCTGAACACCTGGGGGGTCGGGTAGGGaacgcagggggaggaggaggagggggcctgggggaggcCCTCCATACGTCGGGCGAGCTGAACTCCGGGGTGGTCAGTGTGGTCCTGTCAGGCTCCATGGCTCCCCAATCCCAGTTGGAGCCCGTATCCCTGCATGGGCACACGGGGATGGGGCTGGAGCAGGTAAACGTGTCCCCCATCACAGCCGAGGTGTCCCTGGGGCCAGAGAACAGCCTGGTGCTGGTCAACTCCACCCTGCAGCTGGAGGATTCAACGTCCAACAAGGAGAACATGGTCACCGCCTTCACCATCT GGTGTACCCTTTGTGAACGCTCCTATCCCTCCGACTGCCCAGAACACGGTCCAGTCACCTTCATCCCTGACACGCCCATCCAGAGCCGAGCCCGTCTctccctgccccgccccctctgCCTCCGCATCTCCGTAGCTGGCGAGCCTTTGG gTGTGTTTGCGCGAGACATCATTCCCCCCAGGACCTGCTTCGGGCCAATGGTTGGGCAGCACTGTAGCAATGTCGACCTTTCTGATTGGCCGGACAAGGACACACCCCAGATATGGAAG ATGTTCCACAACAACGTTTTGGAGTTCTGCATTGTGACCACAGATGAGAACGAATGCAACTGGATGATGTTTGTCCGAAAGGCAAG GACCAGTGAGGAACAGAACCTGGTGGCCTACCCTGACAACGGCAAGCTGTTCTTCTGCACCTCCACCGAGATCCTGCCTGACCAGGAACTGCTCTTCTACTACACCAGAGACTACTGCAGGCAGATGG TTGTCTCCCAGGTGCCTGAGGGTCAAGTCTGTCAGTGTGGGAAAGAATGCTCCTCCTTCGCTGAACTCAAGTCTCACCTAAACAGCCATAACAGCCACAGCCACCCCCATGCCCACAGCCCCTCTCAGGACCACtcgcagcaacagcagcagcagcaacaccaCGCCCACCAGGAAGAGAAACTAGCCAATGGGACCTcgagctcctcctcttccccctggcCCTGCCACTCGCATAACAACAGCCTCTCCGGCACCAACGCGAACACTGCCGGTCACGGCCAcgcgagggagaggaggtttAAGTGCAGCGTGTGCTCCAGGgccttcaccaccaccaccaagctCAACGTCCACTTCATGGGTCACGTGGGCATGAAGCCACACAAGTGTGAATACTGCAGCAAGGCCTTCAGTGACCCCAGTAACCTGCGCATGCACCTCAGGATCCACACAG GTCAGAAGAACTACAGGTGTACGGTGTGTGAGAAGTCCTTCACCCAGAAGTCCCACGTGGCGTCTCACATGGTGATCCACACGGGAGCCAAGAAGATGAACTGCGAACTCTGTGACAGGACGTTCATCAGGAAGCACGACCTCAAGCAGCACATGTTCACGCACACTCA GGAGCGCCAGATCCAGTGTCCGAAGTGTGACAAACACTTCCTGAACACCAACCACCTGAAGAAACACATGAACTCTCACGAGGGCAGGCGGGACTACATCTGTGAGAAGTGTCACAAGGCCTTCCTCACCAAGTACCACCTCACACGCCACCTCAAGATCTGTAAGGGCCCCAAAACGGACAGGGGTCCCcggcaggatgaggagggggaggaagaggaggaggaggaggaagaggaggaggaggagaacgatagtggaggtggaggagtggaaagACTTATCGATCCAACAAGCAGCGAGGACTGTGCTTTAGAAGTAAGTGGTTATGCTTCCGAAAAATCCTTATCACCTCATCATTGA
- the tmem209 gene encoding transmembrane protein 209, which translates to MWLMTPTKDGMSTLIDRTMRMRREEQARQVVLAWAVLNVSLAGMIYTEMSGKLLSRYYNITYWPIWYIELALASLFSLNALFDFWKYFKYTMAPSTIAVTPDQHRLLGLGKSGIQASPPQKPEKKETPAPPQSSPLQGQSVLSFSPSRPASTSPKFSPSCVQGYSPPLTNPSTPGSAGGPFSPSLAFGKVVNYSPSPGSSPFPSSIGPVEGTSLRARYRTSPSVFTSPGGKEDYMEDLKLLERFLRSEEEKSHRSQLGSPESASPSHSPTFWNYSRSVGDYAQSLRKFQYQPACRSLAPSAHKDETDLGSKQAAEEVWARITTNRLVVDSIDSWTAKLRNWINDTILVPLVKEMESVNSQLRRMGCPELQIGEASISSLKQAAVVKASSIPTMNAIVQYLDITPNQEYLVERVKELAHSGCMSSFRWNGGENLKSRKWDTDLPTDCAILMHLLCTYLDSRLPPHPKYPDGKTFTSQHFTHTPDKPDVTNENLFCVHQSSINPPHYQLIYQGHVYSLPKGRNNLFHTVLMFLFVIKTKEAGMLGRVNLGLSGVNILWIFGD; encoded by the exons ATGTGGTTGATGACACCAACGAAGGACGGCATGTCAACTCTTATCGACCGGacgatgaggatgaggagggaggagcaggcacGACAAGTGGTGCTAGCATGGGCTGTACTCAACGTATCACTCGCAGGCATGATCTACACGGAAAT GTCAGGGAAACTACTAAGCCGCTACTACAACATAACATACTGGCCAATTTGGTACATTG AACTggccctggcctctctcttcaGTCTCAATGCTCTGTTTGACTTCTGGAAGTACTTTAAATATACAATGGCCCCCTCCACCATTGCTGTCACCCCCGACCAGCATCGCCTATTGGGCCTGGGGAAATCTG GTATTCAGGCCTCCCCCCCTCAAAAACCAGAGAAGAAGGAGACTCCGGCCCCCCCTCAGTCATCCCCCCTCCAGGGCCAGAGTGTGCTTAGTTTCAGCCCCTCACGTCCCGCCAGCACCAGCCCAAAGTTCTCCCCCAGCTGTGTGCAGGGTTATAGTCCTCCACTGAccaacccctccaccccaggCAGTGCTGGAGgacccttctccccctccctggcctTTGGAAAG GTGGTGAACTACAGCCCCTCCCCTGGCTCATCCCCCTTCCCCAGCAGCATCGGGCCAGTAGAGGGCACCAGCCTGAGGGCTCGCTACCGCACCTCCCCCTCCGTCTTCACCTCCCCAGGAGGCAAGGAGGACTACATGGAGGACCTGAAGCTCCTGGAGAGGTTCCTCCGCTCCGAGGAGGAGAAGAGCCACCGCAGCCAGCTAG GGAGCCCTGAGTCTGCGTCTCCATCCCACAGCCCAACGTTCTGGAACTATAGCCGTTCGGTGGGAGACTACGCCCAGAGCCTGAGGAAGTTCCAGTACCAGCCTGCCTGCCGCTCCCTGGCCCCCTCAGCCCACAAAGATGAAACCGACCTGGGGTCCAAGCAGGCCGCAGAGGAG GTGTGGGCCAGAATAACCACCAATCGTCTGGTAGTGGACAGCATAGACAGCTGGACCGCCAAGCTCAGAAAC TGGATAAATGACACCATCCTGGTTCCTCTGGTGAAGGAGATGGAGTCAGTCAACAGCCAGCTTAGGAGGATGGGCTGTCCAGAACTACAAATAGGGG AGGCCAGTATAAGCAGCCTGAAACAAGCTGCAGTGGTGAAAGCCAGCTCCATCCCCACCATGAATGCCATTGTGCAGTACCTGGACATCACGCCCAACCAAGAGTACCTTGTAGAACGAGTTAAAG AGCTGGCCCACAGTGGCTGCATGAGCTCCTTCCGATGGAACGGAGGTGAAAACCTGAAGAGCAGGAAGTGGGACACAGACCTCCCTACAGACTGTGCT ATCCTGATGCATTTGCTGTGCACATACCTGGACTCGAGGCTTCCTCCCCATCCAAAGTACCCTGACGGAAAGACCTTCACCTCCCagcacttcacacacactccagacaaACCTG ACGTGACGAATGAGAACCTTTTTTGCGTCCATCAGAGCAGCATCAACCCTCCACACTATCAGCTTATCTACCAGGGCCATGTGTACAGTCTGCCCAAG GGCAGGAACAA
- the LOC124469424 gene encoding THAP domain-containing protein 1-like, translating into MSTKTKSKWKNSRKLCSAINCMNYQFNSQHLAFHRFPANPDRCARWVQNLRNVSLKGITSQRLHQSYRVCSAHFDPSQFKRPSDVHAGLKWDAVPTKDASNHPPLLDLKLRRKPPKKRKKSNVVQPSNAASSSADSVSETDITTPDATVAGPSMPLTPLLPLTPLLPQTPPLPLTPLLPQTPLLPPTSLPTNSEAVAKERALKMKIRSLESQVCKLKKKVREHVQLKKTRTTVQSVLKQLKELLPAKAYAFMSTQIRVSQRKALGVRWTSQEKAFFLALLQASPKCYKLLFDVFSMPSVRTLQKLNSAERRYTSQDGPRIAINSKVLDDHSYVTADRREAEMDSMWKSADPVVTANIGTTSDQVEEPMDYLLDSQFDSH; encoded by the exons ATGAGCACAAAAACGAAGTCTAAATGGAAAAACAGCCGAAAATTATGTTCAGCAATTAACTGTATGAACTATCAGTTCAACAGTCAACATCTTGCTTTTCACCGTTTCCCTGCAAATCCTGACAG GTGTGCAAGATGGGTGCAGAATCTCAGGAATGTATCTTTGAAAGGGATAACCTCTCAGCGACTCCATCAGAGCTACAGGGTGTGCAGTGCACATTTTGACCCTAGCCAGTTCAAGAGGCCATctgatgt CCATGCTGGATTGAAATGGGATGCAGTGCCCACAAAGGATGCCTCTAACCATCCACCCCTTCTGGACTTGAAGTTACGGAGAAAGCCACCAAAGAAAC GCAAAAAGAGTAATGTTGTTCAACCATCAAATGCAGCCTCATCCTCTGCAGACAGTGTTTCAGAGACAGACATCACAACACCTGATGCTACTGTAGCAGGACCTTCGATGCCCCTGACACCACTGTTGCCACTGACACCACTGTTGCCACAGACACCACCGTTGCCACTGACACCACTGTTGCCACAGACACCACTGTTGCCACCGACGTCATTGCCAACAAACTCTGAAGCTGTTGCCAAGGAACGTGCCCTGAAGATGAAGATCAGGAGCCTGGAGTCCCAGGTGTGTAAGCTGAAGAAAAAAGTGAGGGAACACGTCCAGCTAAAGAAGACCAGAACGACTGTTCAGTCAGTGTTGAAACAGTTGAAGGAACTCTTACCAGCCAAAGCCTATGCTTTTATGAGTACACAGATACGGGTGTCTCAACGCAAGGCTCTTGGTGTCCGGTGGACTAGTCAGGAAAAAGCTTTTTTCTTGGCTCTGCTCCAGGCCAGTCCAAAATGTTACAAGCTACTGTTTGATGTGTTCTCTATGCCATCTGTCCGCACACTGCAGAAGCTTAACTCAGCTGAACGTCGCTATACCTCCCAGGATGGTCCCAGGATTGCCATCAATTCTAAGGTTTTGGACGACCACAGTTATGTGACTGCTGATCGTAGAGAAGCTGAGATGGATTCCATGTGGAAATCTGCAGATCCAGTAGTCACTGCTAATATAGGAACCACATCGGACCAGGTAGAGGAACCAATGGACTATCTACTAGACAGTCAGTTTGATTCCCACTAA